One Syntrophorhabdaceae bacterium DNA window includes the following coding sequences:
- a CDS encoding ribonuclease H-like domain-containing protein produces the protein CVIGLSIENNGFMQWYGKNIDIYSVEQELAHVKTIVTFNGDGFDLPQIKKRLYVDLKENRVSRDLFKEKKKLGIKGGLKDLEKMFGITRRTEGMNGYKAVWLWERYKNKGNLNALNLLLEYNKEDVINLIALEKILDEMRREPV, from the coding sequence TTTGTGTGATCGGGCTCTCCATCGAAAACAATGGTTTTATGCAGTGGTATGGAAAAAACATAGATATTTACAGCGTTGAACAGGAGCTTGCCCATGTAAAAACAATCGTAACATTCAACGGAGACGGTTTTGACCTCCCGCAGATTAAAAAACGTCTCTATGTTGACCTCAAGGAAAACCGTGTTTCCCGGGATCTTTTCAAAGAAAAAAAGAAACTTGGCATCAAGGGGGGACTGAAAGATCTTGAAAAGATGTTCGGCATAACGAGAAGAACTGAGGGTATGAACGGGTACAAGGCGGTCTGGCTCTGGGAACGATACAAGAACAAGGGCAACCTCAATGCCCTCAACCTCCTCCTTGAATACAACAAGGAAGACGTGATAAACCTCATAGCGCTTGAAAAGATACTTGATGAGATGAGAAGGGAGCCGGTATGA
- a CDS encoding alpha/beta hydrolase: MIQDFQIRSGFNTIAGLMTVPNGPGKYPCVILSHGLISSKESSKYVALSERFAGAGIATCRFDYHGCGASGGNIEDTTLSIRIENLNDVTEYVLRHGQVKPESVGIVGSSFGGATALIKAARDKRIQCVSFWATPCTLEKRGDGSISEIAFKENIYDDFAEYDILSEAKKVSSALVVHGEIDEVVPFQEGKAIYRNIKKPKSIEIIKGADHIFSNPAHREKAINLTLNWFRRYLLSV; the protein is encoded by the coding sequence ATGATTCAGGATTTCCAGATCAGATCGGGATTTAACACGATAGCCGGTCTCATGACCGTTCCCAACGGTCCGGGAAAATACCCCTGTGTTATCCTCTCTCACGGCCTGATAAGCTCCAAGGAGAGTTCCAAGTACGTTGCATTATCGGAAAGGTTCGCCGGCGCCGGTATCGCAACCTGCCGGTTTGATTACCATGGATGCGGTGCGAGCGGGGGCAATATTGAAGACACAACCCTCTCAATCAGAATAGAAAATCTGAACGATGTCACTGAATACGTATTGAGACACGGGCAGGTCAAACCCGAAAGCGTAGGCATTGTGGGGAGCAGTTTCGGCGGGGCCACGGCCCTGATAAAGGCAGCGCGGGACAAGAGGATACAATGCGTATCCTTCTGGGCGACACCCTGTACGCTGGAAAAACGGGGCGATGGCAGCATATCCGAGATCGCCTTTAAAGAAAATATTTATGATGACTTTGCAGAATATGACATATTGTCAGAGGCGAAAAAGGTTTCCTCTGCCCTCGTGGTTCATGGGGAAATAGATGAAGTTGTTCCCTTCCAGGAGGGAAAGGCAATATACAGGAACATTAAAAAACCTAAAAGCATAGAGATCATAAAGGGGGCTGATCACATATTTTCAAACCCGGCGCACCGGGAGAAGGCGATCAACCTCACCCTGAACTGGTTCCGGAGATACCTGCTGAGCGTATAG
- a CDS encoding 4Fe-4S binding protein: MPAKVDEDACTGCGACAEICPADAITVDDTAKVDPELCTECGACTEECPVEAITLEE, from the coding sequence ATGCCTGCAAAAGTTGATGAAGATGCCTGCACAGGATGTGGAGCGTGCGCAGAGATTTGTCCCGCCGATGCTATTACTGTTGATGATACGGCAAAGGTCGATCCTGAGCTCTGCACAGAATGTGGTGCATGCACAGAAGAATGTCCGGTAGAAGCAATAACCCTGGAAGAGTAA